In the Quadrisphaera sp. RL12-1S genome, one interval contains:
- a CDS encoding Asp23/Gls24 family envelope stress response protein, producing the protein MTEIADPSTSTLHGTASASSGLSTRAPGVRAAGATTTTDAVIATLAGLAAREVPGVHALGIPTGRTATALGQLIPGSSRGGCAGVEVEVGERQAAVEVAVVTELGRSAPAVAEQVRTAVAQALHDLVGLEVTAVDVEVVDVAEPPR; encoded by the coding sequence ATGACCGAGATCGCCGACCCGAGCACCTCGACGCTCCACGGCACCGCGAGCGCCTCCAGCGGCCTCTCGACCCGTGCCCCCGGCGTGCGGGCCGCGGGCGCCACCACCACCACGGACGCCGTCATCGCCACGCTCGCCGGCCTGGCCGCCCGGGAGGTGCCGGGCGTCCACGCCCTGGGCATCCCCACGGGGCGCACCGCCACGGCGCTCGGCCAGCTCATCCCCGGTTCCTCGCGCGGCGGCTGCGCCGGCGTGGAGGTCGAGGTGGGCGAGCGGCAGGCGGCCGTCGAGGTGGCCGTGGTGACCGAGCTGGGACGCAGCGCCCCGGCCGTGGCCGAGCAGGTGCGCACCGCCGTCGCGCAGGCCCTGCACGACCTCGTGGGCCTGGAGGTCACCGCGGTGGACGTCGAGGTGGTCGACGTCGCCGAGCCCCCTCGCTGA
- a CDS encoding copper resistance CopC family protein: MTGARRRRGLALLAGALLVLLPALPAQAHDRLSTTAPADGATVAAAPTSVVLTFEEPAVALGSKVLVTGPGGAVVSTGDPQFVDDTVTQQLTGDLPAGTYRVEWRVTSDDGHPVSGTFTYTASGPAAATATSPSTSPPANPSTSPSTSDAPAPTSTPVDSSAVSASSSGTPGWLVVVGAVVVLALLAAVAAAVLRRRR; this comes from the coding sequence GTGACCGGTGCCCGCCGGAGGCGGGGCCTCGCGCTGCTCGCCGGGGCGCTGCTCGTGCTGCTGCCCGCCCTGCCGGCGCAGGCGCACGACCGGCTCTCCACGACAGCGCCCGCCGACGGAGCGACCGTGGCCGCCGCGCCGACCTCGGTGGTGCTGACCTTCGAGGAGCCGGCCGTCGCGCTCGGCTCGAAGGTGCTGGTCACCGGGCCGGGCGGCGCGGTCGTCTCCACCGGGGACCCGCAGTTCGTCGACGACACCGTCACCCAGCAGCTCACCGGTGACCTCCCCGCGGGCACCTACCGCGTGGAGTGGCGCGTCACCTCCGACGACGGGCACCCCGTCTCGGGGACCTTCACCTACACCGCGTCCGGCCCAGCGGCGGCGACGGCGACCAGCCCGTCGACCAGCCCGCCCGCCAACCCGTCGACCAGCCCGTCCACGAGCGACGCTCCCGCGCCGACGTCCACCCCGGTGGACTCCTCGGCGGTGTCGGCGTCGTCGTCGGGGACGCCGGGGTGGCTCGTCGTCGTCGGTGCCGTGGTGGTGCTGGCGCTCCTGGCCGCCGTCGCCGCCGCGGTGCTCCGCCGGCGCCGCTGA
- a CDS encoding TetR/AcrR family transcriptional regulator C-terminal domain-containing protein produces MPDADELAVQGKEPPSARVPLSRERILAAALAFIDEEGVGSLTMRRLGARLGVEAMSLYRYVPGREDLLDGVVDTLVSELDHDEDVLRTPAHGWQDFLQRMAHGVRRMAIAHPRAFPLIASTPPEAPWLRPPLRSVRWVETFLSGLLSEGFEDEQAVAVYRAFTSFLLGNLLLEVSQRGGAVGPLDLVEEEVPPHGLRGAPTVERLSELLADDRSLQEFEESLESLIDRITVQVVGGSGA; encoded by the coding sequence GTGCCCGACGCTGACGAGCTGGCCGTGCAGGGCAAGGAGCCTCCCTCGGCCCGGGTGCCCCTGAGCCGCGAGCGCATCCTGGCGGCGGCCCTGGCGTTCATCGACGAGGAGGGCGTGGGGTCGCTGACCATGCGCCGGCTCGGGGCGCGCCTGGGCGTGGAGGCGATGTCGCTGTACCGCTACGTGCCGGGCCGCGAGGACCTGCTCGACGGTGTGGTCGACACCCTCGTCTCCGAGCTCGACCACGACGAGGACGTGCTGCGGACCCCCGCGCACGGCTGGCAGGACTTCCTGCAGCGCATGGCGCACGGCGTGCGCCGGATGGCCATCGCCCACCCCCGCGCGTTCCCGCTCATCGCCTCCACTCCGCCGGAGGCGCCCTGGCTGCGCCCGCCGCTGCGCTCGGTGCGCTGGGTGGAGACCTTCCTGTCCGGGCTGCTGTCCGAGGGCTTCGAGGACGAGCAGGCGGTGGCGGTCTACCGGGCCTTCACGAGCTTCCTGCTGGGCAACCTGCTCCTGGAGGTCTCCCAGCGCGGTGGCGCGGTGGGCCCGCTGGACCTCGTGGAGGAGGAGGTGCCTCCGCACGGCCTGCGAGGCGCCCCGACGGTGGAGCGCCTCAGCGAGCTGCTCGCCGACGACAGGTCGCTGCAGGAGTTCGAAGAGTCGTTGGAGAGCCTCATCGACAGGATCACCGTGCAGGTCGTGGGCGGCAGCGGGGCCTGA
- a CDS encoding FUSC family protein: MSEAGSRAGPTARSGAAVRALVRHTPQSATLPAALRAGLTVAVPLGALVVMQRADLALYATFGAFTAVYGRRPDGSADPRVQARLAVVLVSAVATGVLVSLSGAGAWLGVAAAAGWAALAAHLSDRQGWRPPGPLFAVFAVGACSAVPVSGATAAVEAVATAVAAAVVALALTAASGPLVRRLPRHVRTAPRATPVAPAAPGVPARRTRVQVLRCAAAVAVAGALGVATTSQHPYWAAVAAVAPLAAPTLSSQLVRATHRALGTVLGLGVAAVLLALPLGALATAATAVLLQVLAELLVVRHYGAAMLVITPLALLMGQLAHPVPVGGLLADRGAETLLGVAVGVAVVLVTRPRAGRGSAAQRGDAGEQRPGGRLRRVQGTPDVGRIG; encoded by the coding sequence GTGTCGGAAGCGGGGTCGAGGGCCGGACCGACGGCGAGGTCGGGAGCGGCGGTGCGGGCGCTGGTCCGGCACACCCCGCAGTCGGCGACGCTCCCCGCCGCCCTGCGGGCGGGGCTCACGGTGGCCGTGCCGCTGGGTGCGCTCGTGGTAATGCAGCGGGCGGACCTCGCGCTGTACGCGACCTTCGGCGCGTTCACGGCTGTGTACGGGCGCCGTCCCGACGGGTCCGCCGACCCCCGGGTGCAGGCGCGCCTGGCCGTCGTCCTCGTCTCGGCCGTGGCGACGGGGGTGCTGGTCTCGCTGAGCGGGGCCGGCGCCTGGCTGGGCGTGGCGGCCGCGGCCGGGTGGGCGGCGCTGGCGGCCCACCTGTCCGACCGGCAGGGCTGGCGCCCGCCCGGTCCCCTCTTCGCGGTCTTCGCGGTGGGCGCGTGCTCCGCGGTGCCGGTCAGCGGTGCGACGGCGGCCGTGGAGGCCGTCGCGACCGCGGTGGCCGCGGCGGTGGTCGCGCTGGCGCTGACAGCGGCGTCCGGGCCGCTGGTCCGCCGCCTGCCGCGACACGTGCGGACGGCACCCCGCGCGACCCCGGTGGCACCGGCCGCCCCGGGGGTGCCGGCGCGCCGGACGCGGGTGCAGGTGCTCCGCTGCGCCGCGGCGGTGGCCGTGGCGGGAGCGCTCGGCGTGGCCACCACCAGCCAGCACCCGTACTGGGCCGCGGTCGCCGCGGTGGCGCCGCTGGCGGCGCCCACCCTGTCCTCGCAGCTGGTCCGCGCCACCCACCGCGCGCTCGGCACGGTGCTCGGGCTGGGGGTGGCGGCGGTGCTCCTGGCGCTGCCGCTGGGCGCGCTGGCCACCGCAGCCACCGCCGTGCTCCTGCAGGTGCTCGCCGAGCTCCTGGTGGTGCGCCACTACGGCGCGGCGATGCTCGTCATCACCCCGCTGGCGCTGCTGATGGGCCAGCTGGCGCACCCCGTACCGGTCGGCGGCCTGCTGGCCGACCGCGGTGCGGAGACGCTGCTGGGCGTGGCCGTCGGCGTGGCCGTGGTGCTCGTGACGCGTCCGCGCGCGGGCAGGGGCTCAGCCGCGCAGCGCGGCGACGCGGGCGAGCAGCGCCCCGGTGGCAGGCTCCGCCGCGTCCAAGGCACCCCCGACGTCGGACGCATCGGCTGA
- the aqpZ gene encoding aquaporin Z: protein MSSTVQKIGAEFLGTFWLVFAGCGAAVLATTAAPGDTGAQVAIGWLGVALAFGLAVTTGAYALGHISGGHFNPAISLGLSVAGRLPWRELPVYVVSQLVGAVAGAAVLYGIASGRAGFDPTGAFATNGYADRSPEGYGLVAALLVEVVLTAVFVLVVLGTTGPKGAPGLAPLAIGLTLVVIHLISIPVDNTSVNPARSIAPALFAGSAALGQVWLFIVAPLVGGVIAALVHKGLLATSEERGDVRVEQTAHRERVAGRA, encoded by the coding sequence ATGAGCTCGACGGTGCAGAAGATCGGCGCTGAGTTCCTCGGGACGTTCTGGCTGGTGTTCGCCGGCTGCGGCGCAGCCGTCCTGGCCACCACGGCCGCCCCCGGAGACACCGGCGCGCAGGTGGCCATCGGGTGGCTCGGCGTCGCCCTGGCCTTCGGCCTGGCCGTGACCACCGGCGCGTACGCGCTCGGCCACATCTCCGGCGGCCACTTCAACCCCGCCATCTCCCTCGGCCTGTCGGTCGCGGGCCGCCTGCCCTGGCGCGAGCTGCCCGTCTACGTGGTCTCCCAGCTGGTGGGAGCCGTCGCCGGTGCCGCCGTGCTGTACGGGATCGCCAGCGGCCGCGCGGGCTTCGACCCCACCGGCGCCTTCGCCACCAACGGCTACGCCGACCGCTCCCCCGAGGGCTACGGCCTGGTCGCCGCGCTGCTCGTCGAGGTGGTGCTGACGGCGGTGTTCGTGCTCGTGGTCCTGGGCACCACCGGCCCGAAGGGCGCCCCGGGGCTCGCCCCGCTGGCCATCGGCCTGACCCTCGTGGTGATCCACCTCATCTCGATCCCGGTGGACAACACCTCCGTGAACCCCGCCCGCTCCATCGCCCCGGCGCTGTTCGCCGGCTCGGCGGCTCTCGGCCAGGTGTGGCTGTTCATCGTCGCCCCGCTGGTGGGCGGCGTCATCGCGGCGCTCGTGCACAAGGGCCTGCTGGCCACCAGCGAGGAGCGCGGTGACGTCCGCGTGGAGCAGACCGCCCACCGCGAGCGGGTCGCCGGGCGGGCCTGA
- a CDS encoding YcnI family copper-binding membrane protein, producing the protein MPSLSPSSPSTPSSSPSSRSARALRAGATTALAAGLLLVPVAAASAHVHVTPDSTAAGGYALLEVRVPNESSSASTTQVQMSLPTDHPFTYAAVQPVPGWTAQVAEAPLPAPVVVDGTTLTKAPRTITWTAQAGGGIAPGQFQQFPVSVGALPAAGTTVQLPTTQTYSDGTVVAWDQPVPSSGVEPENPAPVFTTTAASTGHQHDDAGASAAATASGSGGATAAGASTGAGTWLGATGAVLGAAALVVSLVRRRPATATS; encoded by the coding sequence GTGCCTTCGCTGTCCCCGTCGTCTCCGTCCACCCCGTCGTCGTCCCCGTCGTCGCGCAGCGCCCGCGCGCTGCGCGCGGGAGCCACCACCGCGCTCGCGGCGGGCCTCCTGCTCGTCCCCGTGGCCGCGGCCTCGGCCCACGTGCACGTCACCCCCGACAGCACCGCGGCGGGCGGCTACGCCCTGCTGGAGGTGCGCGTGCCGAACGAGTCCTCCAGCGCCAGCACCACGCAGGTGCAGATGTCGCTGCCCACCGACCACCCCTTCACCTACGCCGCCGTGCAGCCCGTGCCGGGGTGGACCGCCCAGGTCGCCGAGGCCCCGCTGCCCGCCCCCGTGGTGGTGGACGGCACCACGCTCACCAAGGCGCCCCGCACCATCACGTGGACCGCGCAGGCCGGTGGCGGCATCGCCCCGGGCCAGTTCCAGCAGTTCCCGGTCTCCGTCGGCGCCCTGCCGGCTGCCGGCACCACCGTGCAGCTGCCCACCACGCAGACCTACTCCGACGGCACCGTGGTGGCCTGGGACCAGCCCGTCCCCAGCAGCGGCGTCGAGCCGGAGAACCCCGCCCCGGTCTTCACCACGACGGCCGCCTCCACCGGCCACCAGCACGACGACGCCGGCGCTTCCGCGGCCGCCACCGCCTCCGGCAGCGGCGGTGCGACCGCGGCGGGGGCCTCCACCGGGGCCGGCACCTGGCTGGGCGCCACCGGCGCCGTGCTCGGCGCCGCCGCCCTCGTCGTCTCCCTCGTGCGCCGCCGGCCCGCGACGGCGACCTCGTGA
- a CDS encoding HAD family hydrolase, with the protein MTPPSPSPLDLPYDAVLFDCDGVLVDSEPITNAVLRTMLAELGWSLSEQEGMRRFVGVAVADQADLIEERTGVRITQAWLEEFRRRRSEQLAVRVQAVEGAAAAVAAVAAAYGQRLACASGADRAKVQMQLDVTGLAPHFADRVFSGLELPRSKPAPDVYLQAAAALGADPRRCAVVEDSPAGVRAGVAAGALVLGYCSGGPASSTPEALVAVGAATTFRSMHELPALLGAARAVAADGTCAR; encoded by the coding sequence GTGACCCCGCCCAGCCCCTCACCCCTCGACCTGCCCTACGACGCCGTCCTCTTCGACTGCGACGGCGTCCTCGTCGACTCCGAGCCCATCACCAACGCGGTGCTGCGCACCATGCTCGCCGAGCTCGGGTGGTCCCTGTCCGAGCAGGAGGGGATGCGCCGCTTCGTGGGGGTGGCCGTGGCCGACCAGGCCGACCTCATCGAGGAGCGCACCGGCGTGCGCATCACGCAGGCGTGGCTGGAGGAGTTCCGCCGCCGCCGCAGCGAGCAGCTGGCGGTGCGCGTGCAGGCGGTGGAGGGCGCGGCCGCCGCCGTGGCGGCCGTCGCCGCCGCGTACGGCCAGCGCCTGGCCTGCGCCTCCGGTGCCGACCGCGCCAAGGTGCAGATGCAGCTGGACGTCACCGGGCTCGCGCCGCACTTCGCGGACCGGGTGTTCAGCGGCCTGGAGCTGCCCCGCAGCAAGCCCGCGCCCGACGTCTACCTGCAGGCCGCCGCGGCGCTCGGTGCGGACCCCCGCCGCTGCGCCGTGGTGGAGGACTCCCCGGCGGGGGTCCGCGCCGGGGTGGCCGCCGGCGCCCTGGTCCTCGGCTACTGCTCCGGGGGGCCCGCCAGCAGCACCCCCGAGGCGCTCGTGGCCGTGGGCGCCGCCACCACCTTCAGGTCCATGCACGAGCTGCCCGCGCTGCTCGGCGCCGCCCGCGCGGTGGCGGCGGACGGGACCTGCGCGCGCTGA
- a CDS encoding DUF5703 family protein, which produces MEQIPSPRSSGRRPGRSDVEYEYRTITMPRETSRSEARRLITEAAEHGHWELARVRLYLGGRRQVQLRRRIVRVPRPS; this is translated from the coding sequence ATGGAGCAGATCCCCTCGCCCCGCAGCAGCGGCCGTCGCCCCGGCCGGTCCGACGTCGAGTACGAGTACCGCACGATCACCATGCCCCGCGAGACCTCGCGCAGCGAGGCCCGCCGGCTCATCACCGAGGCCGCCGAGCACGGCCACTGGGAGCTCGCGCGGGTGCGCCTCTACCTGGGCGGGCGGCGCCAGGTGCAGCTGAGGCGGCGCATCGTCAGGGTGCCCCGCCCCAGCTGA
- a CDS encoding M20/M25/M40 family metallo-hydrolase: protein MSSTPDPQDEVVSICRDLLRIDTTNPGDGSGPGERAAAELVAGLLAEVGLEPQLFESEPGRASVVVRVEGDPAGTAERGALLLHGHLDVVPARADDWSVHPFSGEVTTETTADPESPEQEFLWGRGAVDMKDMDAMLLAVVRDLVRRGERPPRDLVLAFMADEEAGGVQGAHWLVDHHPGLFEGVTAAVSEVGGFSTTIGGGSGAGSGQRAYLLQTAEKGIAWLRLVAHGRAGHGSQVNTDNAVTRLCEAVARIGAHPWPVEVTPTVRAFLDGVTDITGVEFDPADPSALLDQLGTTARWVGATLRDTANPTLLEAGYKHNVIPGTATALLDCRFLPGHEERLVQTVRELAGEFVEVQDVHRDVALETPFDVPLVDRMVEALLAEDPGARVLPYCLSGGTDNKSFSQLGIPGYGFAPLRLPVGLDFAGLFHGVDERVPLDALRFGTRVLQRFVASA from the coding sequence ATGAGCTCCACCCCGGACCCGCAGGACGAGGTCGTCAGCATCTGCCGCGACCTGCTGCGCATCGACACCACCAACCCCGGAGACGGGTCCGGCCCGGGCGAGCGCGCCGCCGCGGAGCTCGTGGCGGGCCTGCTGGCCGAGGTGGGCCTGGAGCCGCAGCTCTTCGAGAGCGAGCCGGGCCGGGCCAGCGTCGTCGTGAGGGTCGAGGGGGACCCGGCGGGCACCGCGGAGCGCGGGGCCCTGCTGCTGCACGGGCACCTCGACGTCGTCCCCGCCCGCGCGGACGACTGGAGCGTCCACCCGTTCTCCGGGGAGGTCACCACCGAGACCACCGCCGACCCGGAGTCCCCCGAGCAGGAGTTCCTGTGGGGCCGCGGCGCGGTGGACATGAAGGACATGGACGCGATGCTGCTGGCGGTGGTGCGCGACCTCGTGCGCCGCGGCGAGCGGCCCCCGCGCGACCTCGTGCTGGCGTTCATGGCCGACGAGGAGGCCGGGGGCGTGCAGGGCGCGCACTGGCTGGTCGACCACCACCCGGGCCTGTTCGAGGGCGTCACCGCCGCGGTGAGCGAGGTCGGCGGGTTCTCCACCACCATCGGCGGCGGCTCCGGGGCCGGCAGCGGCCAGCGCGCCTACCTGCTGCAGACGGCCGAGAAGGGCATCGCGTGGCTGCGGCTCGTCGCGCACGGTCGCGCCGGCCACGGCAGCCAGGTCAACACCGACAACGCCGTGACCCGCCTGTGCGAGGCGGTGGCCCGCATCGGCGCCCACCCGTGGCCCGTGGAGGTCACCCCCACCGTGCGGGCCTTCCTGGACGGCGTCACCGACATCACCGGCGTCGAGTTCGACCCGGCCGACCCCAGCGCCCTGCTGGACCAGCTCGGCACGACGGCGCGCTGGGTCGGCGCGACGCTGCGCGACACCGCCAACCCGACGCTGCTGGAGGCCGGGTACAAGCACAACGTCATCCCCGGCACCGCGACCGCCCTGCTCGACTGCCGCTTCCTGCCCGGCCACGAGGAGCGCCTCGTGCAGACCGTCAGGGAGCTCGCGGGGGAGTTCGTCGAGGTGCAGGACGTCCACCGCGACGTCGCCCTGGAGACCCCGTTCGACGTCCCCCTGGTCGACCGCATGGTCGAGGCGCTGCTCGCCGAGGACCCGGGCGCCCGCGTGCTGCCGTACTGCCTGTCGGGGGGCACGGACAACAAGTCCTTCAGCCAGCTGGGCATCCCTGGCTACGGCTTCGCGCCGCTGCGCCTGCCCGTCGGCCTCGACTTCGCGGGCCTGTTCCACGGCGTCGACGAGCGCGTGCCGCTGGACGCGCTGCGCTTCGGCACGCGCGTGCTGCAGCGCTTCGTGGCCAGCGCCTGA
- a CDS encoding HoxN/HupN/NixA family nickel/cobalt transporter, protein MGTATATGRHPLLTSSGRAALPFRRRVGAAFAVVAVLHLVGLGLLSLGVLAGGAGAVTVGLAAVAYLRGLVHSFDFDHISMIDNSTRKFVSEGRSPASVGLAFSLGHSTVVVLTGVLVIAGAGFVRTALDESSGAARVLGVIGVSVSGLYLVLVAVANLATFCRAWSLRRALRRDPDLHVPPHALTPRGPAAVVMTAPLRRVRHPWHVYVVGFLFSLGFDTSSQIGVLVLTAGAALAGAPLVALLCLPVLFTAAMTLGDTANGLMMLRMYTAAQEDPARKITYNLVITGVGVLSGLLVGALAAASLLSEQLGVRGGLVGLLTSLDTEHAGYVLAGFFAVVFAASRLVWKRARA, encoded by the coding sequence ATGGGCACCGCCACGGCCACGGGGAGGCACCCGCTGCTCACCAGCAGCGGCCGGGCGGCGCTGCCGTTCCGCCGGCGGGTGGGCGCGGCCTTCGCCGTCGTCGCGGTCCTGCACCTGGTGGGGCTGGGCCTGCTCTCGCTCGGGGTGCTCGCCGGGGGCGCGGGCGCCGTCACGGTGGGGCTCGCGGCGGTGGCCTACCTGCGGGGGCTGGTGCACTCCTTCGACTTCGACCACATCTCGATGATCGACAACAGCACCCGCAAGTTCGTCTCCGAGGGGCGCAGCCCGGCGTCGGTGGGCCTGGCGTTCTCCCTGGGCCATTCCACGGTGGTGGTGCTCACCGGGGTGCTCGTCATCGCCGGCGCCGGGTTCGTGCGCACCGCGCTGGACGAGTCCTCCGGGGCCGCGCGCGTGCTGGGCGTCATCGGCGTCAGCGTCTCCGGGCTCTACCTCGTGCTCGTCGCCGTCGCCAACCTCGCCACGTTCTGCCGGGCCTGGTCGCTGCGCCGCGCGCTGCGGCGCGACCCCGACCTGCACGTCCCACCCCACGCCCTCACCCCGCGCGGCCCGGCCGCGGTGGTGATGACCGCGCCGCTGCGCCGCGTCCGCCACCCCTGGCACGTGTACGTGGTGGGGTTCCTCTTCTCGCTGGGGTTCGACACCTCCAGCCAGATCGGGGTGCTCGTGCTCACCGCCGGCGCTGCGCTGGCGGGCGCCCCGCTGGTGGCGCTGCTCTGCCTGCCCGTGCTCTTCACCGCGGCCATGACGCTGGGCGACACCGCCAACGGCCTCATGATGCTGCGGATGTACACCGCGGCCCAGGAGGACCCGGCCCGGAAGATCACCTACAACCTCGTCATCACCGGTGTCGGCGTCCTGTCCGGGCTGCTCGTGGGGGCGCTGGCCGCCGCGTCCCTGCTCAGCGAGCAGCTCGGCGTGCGCGGCGGGCTGGTGGGCCTGCTCACCTCGCTCGACACCGAGCACGCCGGGTACGTGCTCGCCGGGTTCTTCGCGGTCGTGTTCGCGGCCTCGCGGCTGGTCTGGAAGCGTGCCCGGGCGTGA
- the treS gene encoding maltose alpha-D-glucosyltransferase gives MSAVEEGGEPSDITYDEQRYPARPRRLRPAAQLEVRRGRATHRRTADGTNPAYVAWLVQQSMLADAEGLSRQLSGTPAMWRNPYARPDARRAVATASVWFTAYPISLITRQGESFLASVADERLWSAFEEIGIDGIHTGPVKKAGGITGWEETPSVDGHFDRISTQIDPLFGTEDEFRGVCEVADAHGGSVIDDIVPGHTGKGADFRLAEMGHGDYPGIYHMVEIPREDWHLLPDVPAGRDAVNLDAITEARLADAGYIIGALQRVIFYAPGVKETNWSATAEVTGVDGQVRRWVYLHYFKQGQPSINWLDPTFAGMRLVIGDALHSLAELGTSALRLDANGFLGVEKSGGGGPAWSEGHPLSEAANHVIASTVRKVGGFTFQELNLGIEDIRDTGRVGADLSYDFVNRPAYQHALVTGDTEFLRLTLRTSLEVGVDPASLVHGMQNHDELTYELVHWATAHTNDEYLFRGRPTTGAELAEAVRGDLLRGITGEAADYNHVFTTNGIACTTASVIAATRGHRTLEEIGDDDVEMIRRAHLLLAMFNAWQPGVFALSGWDLVGALPVPIQQVAALTDTGDTRWVERGAHDLLDVDPQATHSASGMPRARVLYGSLPEQLADEASFARRLQGLLALRAQHGIATATQVDVPAVAHPGMLVMVHRLDGGDPNRSAQLQVTVLNFTGETIEGTVRSQHFTPRMAVLDARDEGEIGWVDDLLSFSVWLSPYSGLFLLLKDPGAPEEDLRRSGTQR, from the coding sequence ATCTCCGCCGTCGAGGAGGGCGGTGAGCCCAGCGACATCACCTACGACGAGCAGCGCTACCCGGCCCGTCCGCGCCGGCTGCGCCCGGCCGCCCAGCTGGAGGTGCGGCGCGGTCGGGCGACGCACCGCCGCACCGCGGACGGCACCAACCCGGCCTACGTGGCCTGGCTCGTGCAGCAGTCGATGCTGGCCGACGCCGAGGGCCTGAGCCGGCAGCTGTCCGGCACCCCCGCCATGTGGCGCAACCCCTACGCCCGCCCCGACGCGCGGCGCGCGGTCGCCACGGCGTCGGTGTGGTTCACCGCGTACCCGATCTCCCTCATCACCCGCCAGGGGGAGTCGTTCCTGGCCTCGGTGGCCGACGAGCGCCTGTGGAGCGCCTTCGAGGAGATCGGCATCGACGGCATCCACACCGGCCCGGTGAAGAAGGCCGGCGGCATCACCGGCTGGGAGGAGACCCCCAGCGTCGACGGGCACTTCGACAGGATCAGCACCCAGATCGACCCGCTCTTCGGCACCGAGGACGAGTTCCGCGGCGTGTGCGAGGTGGCCGACGCCCACGGCGGCTCCGTCATCGACGACATCGTCCCCGGCCACACGGGCAAGGGCGCCGACTTCCGCCTGGCGGAGATGGGCCACGGCGACTACCCCGGCATCTACCACATGGTGGAGATCCCCCGGGAGGACTGGCACCTGCTCCCCGACGTGCCGGCCGGCCGCGACGCGGTCAACCTCGACGCCATCACCGAGGCCCGCCTGGCCGACGCCGGCTACATCATCGGCGCGCTGCAGCGCGTGATCTTCTACGCGCCGGGCGTCAAGGAGACCAACTGGAGCGCCACCGCCGAGGTCACCGGGGTGGACGGCCAGGTGCGGCGCTGGGTGTACCTGCACTACTTCAAGCAGGGCCAGCCCTCCATCAACTGGCTCGACCCGACGTTCGCGGGCATGCGCCTGGTCATCGGCGACGCGCTGCACTCCCTGGCCGAGCTGGGCACCAGCGCGCTGCGCCTGGACGCCAACGGCTTCCTCGGGGTGGAGAAGTCCGGTGGCGGCGGCCCGGCGTGGTCGGAGGGCCACCCGCTGTCGGAGGCGGCCAACCACGTCATCGCCAGCACCGTGCGCAAGGTGGGCGGGTTCACCTTCCAGGAGCTGAACCTCGGCATCGAGGACATCCGCGACACCGGCCGCGTGGGCGCGGACCTGTCGTACGACTTCGTCAACCGCCCCGCCTACCAGCACGCCCTGGTCACCGGGGACACCGAGTTCCTGCGCCTGACGCTGCGCACCTCCCTGGAGGTGGGAGTAGACCCGGCGTCCCTGGTGCACGGCATGCAGAACCACGACGAGCTCACCTACGAGCTGGTCCACTGGGCCACCGCGCACACCAACGACGAGTACCTCTTCCGGGGCCGCCCCACCACCGGCGCCGAGCTGGCCGAGGCCGTGCGCGGCGACCTGCTGCGCGGCATCACCGGTGAGGCCGCGGACTACAACCACGTCTTCACCACCAACGGCATCGCGTGCACCACCGCCTCGGTGATCGCCGCGACCCGCGGGCACCGGACGCTGGAGGAGATCGGCGACGACGACGTCGAGATGATCCGGCGGGCGCACCTGCTGCTGGCCATGTTCAACGCCTGGCAGCCCGGGGTGTTCGCCCTGTCCGGGTGGGACCTCGTGGGGGCCCTGCCGGTGCCGATCCAGCAGGTGGCCGCCCTCACCGACACCGGCGACACCCGCTGGGTGGAGCGCGGCGCGCACGACCTGCTCGACGTCGACCCGCAGGCCACGCACTCGGCCAGTGGGATGCCGCGCGCCCGGGTGCTCTACGGCTCCCTGCCCGAGCAGCTGGCGGACGAGGCCTCCTTCGCCCGGCGCCTGCAGGGGCTCCTGGCGCTGCGCGCCCAGCACGGCATCGCCACCGCCACGCAGGTGGACGTCCCCGCCGTCGCCCACCCCGGCATGCTGGTCATGGTGCACCGCCTCGACGGTGGAGACCCGAACCGCTCGGCGCAGCTGCAGGTCACGGTGCTGAACTTCACCGGCGAGACCATCGAGGGCACGGTCCGCTCGCAGCACTTCACCCCGCGCATGGCGGTGCTCGACGCCCGCGACGAGGGTGAGATCGGCTGGGTGGACGACCTGCTGAGCTTCAGCGTGTGGCTGAGCCCCTACAGCGGCCTGTTCCTGCTCCTCAAGGACCCGGGCGCCCCGGAGGAGGACCTGCGCCGCTCCGGCACCCAGCGCTGA
- a CDS encoding ArsR/SmtB family transcription factor, with protein sequence MGADPLEAVARDAVTAARPRLERALARFAALSDPTRLELLVAIHAAPGAPVKVLAAAAGLTPNTATQALAALRACGLVDRVRDGRLSRWHLADDTAHELLHQLGAAHSPLHPEH encoded by the coding sequence GTGGGTGCTGACCCGCTGGAGGCGGTGGCGCGCGACGCCGTCACCGCGGCCCGCCCGCGCCTGGAGCGCGCGCTCGCGCGGTTCGCGGCGCTGTCGGACCCGACGCGCCTGGAGCTGCTGGTGGCCATCCACGCCGCCCCCGGCGCCCCCGTGAAGGTGCTGGCCGCCGCGGCGGGGCTCACCCCGAACACGGCCACGCAGGCGCTGGCGGCCCTGCGCGCCTGCGGACTGGTGGACCGCGTGCGCGACGGCCGGCTCAGCCGCTGGCACCTCGCCGACGACACCGCGCACGAGCTGCTGCACCAGCTCGGCGCCGCCCACTCCCCCCTCCACCCCGAGCACTGA